One Mercurialis annua linkage group LG3, ddMerAnnu1.2, whole genome shotgun sequence DNA window includes the following coding sequences:
- the LOC130015242 gene encoding uncharacterized protein LOC130015242: MIARHKELREKIRQLTSLYDIDSAECIYEDQEQDPTGSLQIGDIRLATGKLEDDPAQVQDDLLEINLGTDESPKPIYINAGLDEGFREQLIALLIEFRDCFAWSYAEMPGLDPDIAEHKLPLKSGFRPFRQPPRRMSREVDTLIQDEIKRLEDAKFIREAQYTEWLSNIVPVIKKNGKLRVCVDFRNLNLATPKDEYPMPVADMLIDSAAGHTILSFLDAHSGYNQVPISKEDISKTAFRCPGPIGAYEWVVMPFGLKNAGATYQRAMNKMFRGLECLEVYIDDVVIKSDTGKVHLADLRKGFERIRRNSWSVLLRGRETDEWIWTDEQQRVFDDLKGYLAKPPVMTPPKPNKPLLLYLSAAHESLGCMLAQEDDGVERAVYYLSRGLTDTEIRYTDIEKMCLCLYFTCCKLRYYMLPVVVYVLSQTDIIKYILSKPYLRNRIGKWAIAMSEFTLVYVPQRAVKGQVLADFLADHPGITLKEETPGRVDITSFDIAVWKMWFDGSRTSQGAGAGVHIVTPLGASYQLSFRLQFECTNNQAEYEALIFGFEILAELGARAISVKGDSLLVIKQVTGEFKCESELLVRYCNKAKHLIEGFQDTRIEYTERADNGVANDLAQHGSGYKVNREFDAIERETPNLHTGGITIDERQFSVYQLDVTQDWRDELLKWFEKPDATNRRLRTLALNYVVLAGELYKKGFEGLLFRCIGPKEAMLAMAEVHEGIAGAHQAGPRMRWLIHKYGFYWPKMEQDCIRYAKGCEACQKFGPIQHVPAEDLHSIIKPWPFRGWAVDLIGKVYPGSSDGHAFVIIATCYFTKWVEAKPLKSPTQEAVIKFFKEYIVHRHGLPESITTDQGTMFTGSDISWWASQMKIKMLHSTPYYAQANGQAEATNKAIKLIVQKMIEENPRQWHVFLSEAVWANRTSQKSATGTSPFRLVYGYDAMLPMELTVTSTRRRYQCELSKEDYFDKMVIDSLDLDEERLTALDHLEAQKRRVERAYNKRVKRKAFTVGDIVWKAILPIGHKDTRLGKWSPNWEGPFIVVNKLTGGAYLLADVDGEEHDRAINGQFLKKYVPSCWEGVDCRLFGADEE; this comes from the exons atgaTAGCGCGGCATAAAGAATTGAGGGAGAAAATTAGACAGTTAACCTCGCTGTACGATATTGATTCGGCCGAATGCATCTATGAGGACCAGGAGCAAGACCCAACAGGATCGCTGCAGATTGGGGACATACGATTGGCAACCGGGAAGTTAGAAGATGACCCCGCCCAAGTACAGGACGATCTCCTCGAAATCAATCTGGGGACAGATGAATCGCCTAAACCCATATACATCAACGCAGGACTGGACGAAGGATTCAGAGAGCAACTGATCGCCCTACTCATTGAGTTCCGCGACTGTTTTGCCTGGTCGTACGCGGAAATGCCGGGCCTTGATCCTGATATCGCCGAACATAAGCTTCCATTAAAGAGTGGAtttcggccatttcggcaaCCTCCCCGGCGAATGTCCAGGGAAGTGGATACTCTCATACAAGATGAGATTAAGCGGCTGGAAGATGCCAAGTTTATTCGGGAAGCCCAatacaccgaatggctctctaACATCGTACCAGTAATAAAGAAAAACGGGAAGCTACGAGTATGCGTTGATTTTCGGAACCTAAACCTGGCCACGCCCAAGGACGAATACCCAATGCCCGTGGCCGATATGCTGATTGACAGTGCAGCTGGAcacacgatactcagtttcctcgaTGCTCACTCTGGGTACAACCAAGTTCCGATCAGCAAGGAggacatctccaaaacggctTTTAGATGCCCCGGGCCGATCGGAGCGTACGAATGGGTCGTGATGCCTTTTGGCTTGAAAAACGCAggggcaacatatcagagggcgaTGAACAAGATGTTCAGAGGCCTTGAATGCCTTGAGGTCTACATCGACGACGTCGTAATCAAATCAGACACCGGCAAAGTTCATTTGGCCGATCTCCGGAAAGGTTTCGAGCGTATACGACGtaatag ctggagtgttttgctAAGGGGAAGAGAGACCGACGAGTGGATATGGACGGACGAGCAACAGAGGGTGTTTGACGATTTGAAAGGTTACTTGGCGAAACCTCCGGTCATGACCCCTCCAAAGCCGAATAAGCCGTTGTTGCTATACCTATCGGCTGCGCACGAATCCCTaggatgtatgctcgcccaagaggatGATGGGGTCGAAAGAGCAGTCTACTACTTAagccgaggattgacggacacaGAGATTCGTTATACCGACATAGAGAAAATGTGTCTATGCCTGTACTTCACGTGCTGCAAGCTGCGATACTATATGTTGCCGGTCGTTGTGTATGTATTAtcccagaccgatatcattaagtatatctTATCGAAGCCATACCTGAGGAATCGGATTGGAAAATGGGCGATTGCAATGTCCGAGTTTACATTGGTATACGTTCCTcaaagagcagtaaaaggacaagtATTGGCAGACTTCTTGGCCGATCACCCTGGTATTACCCTCAAGGAAGAGACACCTGGTCGAGTAGACATCACGTCTTTCGACATCGCCGTGTGGAAGATGTGGTTCGACGGATCCAGGacaagccagggggcaggcgcgGGAGTACACATCGTCACACCCTTGGGGGCATCCTACCAGCTATCATTCAGACTCCAGTTCGAATGTACCAACAATCAAGCGGAATATGAGGCCCTCATATTCGGTTTTGAGATTTTAGCCGAGCTAGGGGCGAGGGCGATCAGTGTAAAAGGAGATTCTTTGCTAGTCATTAAACAAGTGACAGGAGAATTTAAATGCGAGTCCGAGCTATTGGTGAggtattgcaacaaggcgaaacaCCTGATCGAAGGCTTCCAAGACACGAGAATAGAATACACGGAGAGGGCCGATAACGGCGTTGCAAACGACCTAGCTCAGCACGGAAGCGGTTACAAGGTAAACCGAGAATTCGACGCCATAGAGAGGGAAACACCAAATCTCCACACCGGGGGCATCACGATCGACGAAAGACAGTTCTCGGTTTACCAACTGGACgtcacccaagattggagggaCGAGCTCCTGAAGTGGTTCGAAAAACCAGACGCCACGAATAGGAGGTTGAGGACTTTAGCCCTTAATTACGTGGTCTTAGCCGGCGAACTATATAAGAAGGGCTTTGAAGGGCTGCTCTTCAGATGCATCGGTCCGAAAGAGGCGATGCTTGCTATGGCCGAGGTACACGAAGGGATAGCAGGCGCCCACCAGGCGGGTCCCAGAATGAGGTGGCTCatccataaatacggcttttattggccgaaaatggaacaagactgcATAAGATATGCCAAAGGTTGCGAAGCCTGTCAGAAATTCGGCCCAATACAACACGTCCCGGCCGAAGACCTGCACTCCATCATCAAGCCTTGGCCATTCAGAGGATGGGCGGTCGACCTGATAGGGAAAGTATACCCCGGCTCGTCTGATGGTCATGCTTTTGTGATTATCGCCACTTGCTACTTCACCAAGTGGGTCGAAGCTAAACCTTTGAAGTCGCCGACACAAGAAGCGGTGATCAAGTTCTTCAAAGAATACATCGTCCACCGACACGGCTTGCCCGAGTCCATAACCACagatcaagggacgatgttcacGGGAAGTGATATAAGTTGGTGGGCCTCCCAAATGAAGATAAAGATGTTACACTCAACACCGTACTACGCCCAGGCCAACGGACAGGCCGAAGCCACGAACAAAGCCATCAAGCTCATAGTtcaaaagatgattgaagaaaacccaaggCAATGGCATGTGTTTTTATCAGAAGCTGTTTGGGCGAATAGAACCAGTCAGAAGTCGGCTACTGGGACCTCGCCTTTTAGACTGGTCTATGGTTACGATgcgatgttgccaatggagctAACCGTCACGTCTACCCGCCGCAGATACCAATGCGAATTGTCCAAAGAAGATTACTTCGACAAGATGGTGATAGATTCTCTGGACCTTGACGAAGAACGTTTAACGGCGTTAGACCACTTAGAAGCccagaaaagaagggtcgagAGAGCTTACAACAAGCGGGTAAAACGGAAAGCTTTTACCGTAGGCGATATAGTATGGAAAGCAATCTTGCCTATCGGCCACAAAGACACTCGGCTTGGCAAATGGAGCCCGAACTGGGAAGGTCCCTTTATCGTGGTCAACAAGTTAACAGGCGGTGCTTACTTGTTGGCAGATGTTGATGGGGAAGAACACGATAGGGCGATCAACGGTCAGTTCCTGAAAAAGTACGTTCCAAGCTGTTGGGAGGGCGTAGACTGTCGGTTATTCGGAGCCGACGAAGAGTAA